From Rhodopseudomonas palustris, a single genomic window includes:
- a CDS encoding isocitrate lyase/PEP mutase family protein: MISTAAKRATFRKLHEAGCFVLPNPWDVGSARALASFGFQALASTSAGFAWSAGRADNQVSCDDVLAHLTTLCAAVDLPINADFENGFADSPDGVATNVTRAIATGIAGLSIENTTTDPARPFYDDALAAERIKAARAAIDASGEDVVLVARCEGFFKGERDLAKTTARLVAFAEAGADCLYAPGVTTEAEITTLVKAVAPKPLNVLIAQPSMTVPMLADLGVRRISVGGSLARCAWAGFLGAAREIAEQGTFTAFAGATKGAELNGLFAGK; encoded by the coding sequence ATGATCAGCACCGCCGCCAAGCGGGCCACGTTTCGCAAGCTGCACGAGGCCGGCTGCTTCGTGCTGCCGAATCCGTGGGATGTCGGCTCGGCGCGGGCGCTGGCGTCGTTTGGATTTCAGGCGCTGGCCTCGACCAGTGCCGGCTTTGCGTGGTCGGCGGGGCGGGCGGACAATCAGGTCAGCTGCGACGACGTGCTGGCGCATCTGACCACGCTGTGCGCGGCGGTGGATCTGCCGATCAATGCCGATTTCGAGAACGGCTTTGCCGACAGTCCCGACGGCGTCGCCACCAATGTCACGCGCGCGATCGCCACCGGCATTGCCGGGCTGTCGATCGAGAATACGACCACCGATCCGGCGCGGCCGTTTTACGACGACGCGCTCGCCGCCGAGCGCATCAAGGCGGCGCGGGCGGCGATCGATGCGTCGGGTGAGGACGTCGTGCTGGTGGCGCGCTGCGAGGGTTTCTTCAAGGGCGAGCGCGATCTCGCCAAGACCACCGCGCGGCTGGTGGCGTTCGCCGAGGCCGGTGCCGATTGCCTGTACGCGCCGGGCGTCACCACCGAGGCCGAGATCACCACGCTGGTGAAGGCGGTGGCGCCGAAGCCGCTCAACGTGCTGATCGCGCAGCCGAGCATGACGGTGCCGATGCTCGCCGACCTCGGCGTCCGCCGCATCAGCGTCGGCGGCTCGCTGGCGCGCTGCGCCTGGGCCGGCTTCCTCGGCGCCGCACGCGAGATCGCCGAGCAGGGCACCTTCACGGCATTCGCCGGGGCGACCAAGGGCGCGGAGCTGAACGGGCTGTTTGCGGGGAAGTAG
- a CDS encoding helix-turn-helix domain-containing protein: protein MATLSISRGAAAEITRGSGNVFVDLGMADAEERQTKLRLAYALNAVIDRARLSQAAAAERLGINQPKVSALRNYKLEGFSVERLMTLLNALDQDIEIVIRKKPRSRAAARISVVAA, encoded by the coding sequence ATGGCTACGTTGAGCATAAGCAGAGGCGCGGCAGCCGAGATCACCCGCGGCAGCGGCAATGTGTTTGTGGACCTGGGCATGGCCGACGCGGAGGAGAGGCAGACCAAGCTCAGGCTTGCCTACGCTCTGAACGCGGTAATCGACCGGGCTCGCCTGAGCCAAGCCGCTGCCGCCGAGCGGCTCGGGATCAATCAGCCCAAGGTCTCGGCCCTGCGCAATTACAAACTGGAAGGCTTTTCGGTCGAGCGGCTGATGACGTTGCTCAACGCGCTCGATCAGGACATCGAAATTGTCATCCGCAAAAAGCCACGCTCGCGCGCGGCGGCGCGGATCAGCGTAGTGGCGGCGTGA